AATACGTAGTTACACCCGCGTTTCTAAGACTAGCATCTATCTCCTTAGCTATTTTAACAAGTTTCTCGTCACCAACAAGTGGGAATATACCAACTTTTATAGGGGCAACCAATGGATTAAGCCTAAGCAAAGTGTATTCCTCATCTTTTTTCTTTGTCTCAACATAGTTATGCTCTAGAACAAAATACAGAATCCTGTCGATACCATAAGATGGTTCTATAACATGGGGAACAAATTTTTCACCAAAACGTTTCTCCTTAACCTGTTTTATCTCATAGCAGTCAGATGGTATCTCAACAGTTTTACCATCTAAAACCATAGACAAATTTTTCTTAGCATCTTTCGCATCAATTTTTTCTAAAAGCTCTTTTATTTTACCGGCTTTGTCTTTAAAAAGAGGACCTAGTTTATCCATCTTTGGAACAACCTTTTTTACATCAACAACCTTAGACTCATCGTATTTCCTTAGAGCATACATGTCTGTCCCAGATGATTCTATATGGGCACCAAGGTCATATGCAGATCGATCAGCTATACCAACGCATTCTACCCAGCCAAAACGTTCGCTAAAAATTTCTGCGTCCCAACACTCAGTAGCATAATGAGCTAGTTCATCTGGTACATGTTTCCTGAATCTAAACTTCTTTGGGTCTACACCAAGGTTTAACAGGAAATCTTGTGTAACATACATATAATACGCAAGTGCTTGGTTGTTGATCACCTTGTTTTTCACAGCCTTTTCTAAAGAAAGTTTCATTTCCTTCTTGTTATCAAAAAGATACAACTCTTTGTTTTTAACACTATCAAAATTTGGGTGTTTTTTATCATTTGGATCAAAAAAAACTTCTGCCTCCGCCATATTAAACTCACGTAGTCTTATAATACTCTGCCTCGGTGAAATCTCATTCCTGTAACCTTTGCCGATTTGTACAACACCGAAGGGTAGCTTCTCCCTAGCATACCTATACAACAGGTGGAAGTTTGTGAAAATACCCTGCGCAGTCTCAGGTCGTAAAAAAGCCTTCCTGCCATCGTTGACTCCTATGCTAGTGGAAAACATAAGATTTACATCATGAGGATCACTTAGTTTATTACCACAACTAGGGCATATCACTTTACCTTCTTTTAAAGCCTGCTCAACACTCAGTGTTTTGTCAATAATGTCCTCAACCTTGTATGATGTTTTACATTTCTGGCAATCCACAGTTACATCAGTGAACTCATCCACGTGACCGGATGCTTTTAAAACCTCAAAAAGCGTCACAGTCGGAGTGTTTATTTCAATGCAGTTATCTTTTAACAAATAATATTTACGCCAGATATTTTCGATGTTGTTTTTAAGCTGTGAACCAAGGGGTCCGTAATCATAAAAACCTGCTACACCACCATAGATCTCAAAAGAGGGGTAGATGAAACCTCTTCGCTTAGCCATCATCATTATTTTATCGTGGATATCCAACGGCATAAACCTAATCTTCTCTCCAAATAAATTAGTTGGTTAAAATTAGAATGTTTTAATGGGATTTAAAACATGCAGGCCATTAGATCAATATCAGTTATCATACCAACGAGCCTCTCGTTCTCATCAACAACAGGTACGTGGCTTATGTTGTTTTTTATCATCTTTTGTGCAACCTCG
The Candidatus Thermoplasmatota archaeon DNA segment above includes these coding regions:
- the glyS gene encoding glycine--tRNA ligase, producing MPLDIHDKIMMMAKRRGFIYPSFEIYGGVAGFYDYGPLGSQLKNNIENIWRKYYLLKDNCIEINTPTVTLFEVLKASGHVDEFTDVTVDCQKCKTSYKVEDIIDKTLSVEQALKEGKVICPSCGNKLSDPHDVNLMFSTSIGVNDGRKAFLRPETAQGIFTNFHLLYRYAREKLPFGVVQIGKGYRNEISPRQSIIRLREFNMAEAEVFFDPNDKKHPNFDSVKNKELYLFDNKKEMKLSLEKAVKNKVINNQALAYYMYVTQDFLLNLGVDPKKFRFRKHVPDELAHYATECWDAEIFSERFGWVECVGIADRSAYDLGAHIESSGTDMYALRKYDESKVVDVKKVVPKMDKLGPLFKDKAGKIKELLEKIDAKDAKKNLSMVLDGKTVEIPSDCYEIKQVKEKRFGEKFVPHVIEPSYGIDRILYFVLEHNYVETKKKDEEYTLLRLNPLVAPIKVGIFPLVGDEKLVKIAKEIDASLRNAGVTTYYDDSGTIGRRYARMDEIGTPFCITVDHDTLNDKAVTIRDRDTTEQERIKINGLVQYFEKKLS